From one Lycium ferocissimum isolate CSIRO_LF1 chromosome 5, AGI_CSIRO_Lferr_CH_V1, whole genome shotgun sequence genomic stretch:
- the LOC132055739 gene encoding UDP-glucose 6-dehydrogenase 5-like encodes MVKICCIGAGYVGGPTMAVIALKCPSIEVAVVDISVSRITAWNSDQLPIYEPGLDDVVKQCRGKNLFFSTEVEKHVSEADIIFVSVNTPTKTRGLGAGKAADLTYWESAARMIADVSKNDKIVVEKSTVPVKTAEAIEKILTHNSKGINYQILSNPEFLAEGTAIQDLFHPDRVLIGGRDTPEGQKAIQTLKEVYAHWVPEDRIICTNLWSAELSKLAANAFLAQRISSVNAMSALCEATGADVTQVSNAVGKDTRIGPKFLNASVGFGGSCFQKDILNLVYICECNGLTEVANYWKQVIKVNDYQKNRFVNRMVASMFNTVSGKKVAVLGFAFKKDTGDTRETPAIDVCKGLLGDNARLSIYDPQVTQEQIQRDLSMKKFDWDHPTHLQPMSPAGVKQVNVVWDAYEATKDAHGVCILTEWDEFKTLDFKRIYDNMQKPAFVFDGRNVVDAEKLREIGFIVYSIGKPLDAWLKDMPAVA; translated from the exons ATGGTGAAGATCTGTTGCATCGGAGCGGGATATGTTGGTGGACCAACTATGGCAGTCATTGCCCTAAAATGTCCCTCAATTGAAGTGGCTGTTGTTGATATCTCTGTTTCCCGAATCACAGCCTGGAATAGCGATCAGCTGCCTATCTATGAGCCTGGCCTTGATGACGTAGTGaaacaatgcagaggaaagaATCTTTTCTTCAGCACTGAAGTAGAGAAACATGTCTCGGAAGCTGACATCATCTTTGTGTCGGTTAACACCCCAACGAAAACTCGAGGACTTGGGGCTGGAAAAGCTGCTGACCTTACATACTGGGAGAGTGCTGCTCGAATGATAGCAGATGTATCCAAGAACGATAAGATAGTTGTTGAGAAATCAACTGTTCCGGTTAAAACAGCTGAAGCAATTGAGAAAATTCTCACGCATAACAGCAAGGGAATTAACTATCAGATCCTTTCGAACCCCGAATTTCTTGCTGAGGGAACTGCAATTCAGGATCTTTTTCATCCAGATCGCGTTCTAATTGGAGGAAGAGACACCCCTGAAGGGCAAAAGGCAATCCAGACCCTAAAAGAAGTTTATGCACATTGGGTGCCCGAAGACAGAATCATCTGCACCAATCTCTGGTCAGCCGAGCTGTCAAAGCTCGCTGCCAATGCCTTCTTGGCTCAGAGGATTTCATCTGTTAATGCCATGTCAGCACTTTGTGAAGCTACTGGAGCTGATGTTACACAGGTGTCTAATGCTGTTGGTAAGGACACCCGAATTGGACCAAAATTCCTCAATGCTAGTGTTGGTTTTGGTGGTTCTTGTTTTCAGAAGGATATCCTTAACTTGGTTTACATATGTGAATGCAATGGCCTCACAGAAGTTGCCAATTACTGGAAACAAGTAATTAAGGTGAATGACTACCAAAAGAACCGCTTTGTTAACCGAATGGTTGCCTCAATGTTTAACACAGTTTCTGGAAAGAAGGTTGCTGTTCTTGGATTTGCCTTCAAGAAAGACACAGGTGACACTAGGGAAACTCCTGCAATTGATGTCTGCAAAGGCTTGTTGGGAGACAATGCTCGCTTGAGCATATACGATCCACAG GTCACTCAGGAACAAATACAAAGGGATCTCTCCATGAAAAAGTTCGACTGGGATCATCCAACTCACCTCCAGCCAATGAGCCCTGCTGGAGTGAAGCAAGTTAACGTGGTCTGGGATGCTTATGAGGCAACAAAAGATGCCCACGGTGTCTGCATTCTCACTGAGTGGGATGAATTCAAAACGCTTGATTTCAAGAGGATTTATGACAACATGCAAAAGCCTGCATTCGTGTTTGATGGGAGGAACGTTGTTGATGCAGAGAAGCTCAGAGAAATCGGGTTCATTGTCTACTCCATTGGGAAACCTTTGGATGCATGGCTCAAGGATATGCCAGCTGTGGCATAA
- the LOC132055740 gene encoding diacylglycerol kinase 1-like translates to MEEYRESEFPLLSWISKNPSDMVASRLFILSCFIAGLVGILTIFYTAFEWRRNLNGSWMKAIARSKKNPKTRNKVPAAPHTWALETVSRGKSLNCCVCLKSISPSQTLGPLVASESFFNRCSICGAAAHLSCSSSAHKDCKCVSMFGHPHVIHQWAVRWTEVADQPDESYFCSYCEEPSSFLGGSPIWCCLWCQRLVHVDCHANMFNETGDICDLGPFRRLILSPLYVKELNKGGLLNSITQGANEIASSVRASLISQSMKYKHSNQKHGSGTSAETSNGDVVGDTTAECTADTHQVNGNCRIDENCNNGVNREGVDQQQDSGVKKMISIPSFKRSSSINQKDESQLIGQKYELTDLPPDARPLLVFINKKSGAQRGDSLRQRLNLLLNPVQVFELSSTEGPEIGLHLFRRVPHFRILVCGGDGTVGWVLNAIDKQNYVSPPPVAILPAGTGNDLARVLSWGGGLGSVERQGGLCTLLHDIEQAAVTILDRWKVSILNQQGKLLQPPKFLNNYLGVGCDAKVALEIHNMREENPEKFYNQFMNKVLYAREGARSIMDWTFADFPWQVRVEVDGVEIEVPEDAEGVLVANIGSYMGGVDLWQNEDEHYDNFDPQSMHDKMLEVVSISGTWHLGKLQVGLSKARRLAQGQSVKIQLFAAFPVQIDGEPWYQQPCTLTITHHGQAFMLKRAAEEPLGHAAAIIADVLENAESSQVIDASQKRALLQEMAIRLS, encoded by the exons ATGGAAGAGTATAGAGAATCAGAGTTTCCACTTCTTAGCTGGATCAGCAAAAATCCTTCTGATATGGTGGCGTCCCGTCTGTTTATTCTCTCCTGTTTCATTGCTGGTTTAGTAGGAATTTTAACTATATTTTACACAGCTTTCGAGTGGAGAAGGAACTTAAACGGTAGTTGGATGAAAGCCATAGCCAGGTCAAAGAAAAACCCGAAAACAAGGAATAAGGTCCCTGCAGCTCCTCATACTTGGGCTTTGGAAACTGTTTCTCGAGGGAAAAGTTTAAATTGCTGTGTCTGTTTAAAGTCCATTTCTCCATCTCAGACTCTTGGCCCACTTGTTGCTTCAGAAAGTTTTTTTAATCGTTGCAGCATATGTGGTGCAGCCGCTCATCTGAGTTGCTCATCGAGTGCTCATAAGGATTGTAAATGTGTATCTATGTTTGGACATCCGCATGTGATACATCAGTGGGCAGTACGCTGGACAGAGGTAGCTGATCAACCCGATGAATCTTATTTCTGCAGCTACTGTGAAGAGCCAAGTTCATTTCTTGGTGGGTCCCCTATATGGTGTTGCTTGTGGTGTCAGCGCCTAGTTCATGTTGATTGTCATGCCAATATGTTCAACGAAACAGGTGATATTTGTGACCTGGGCCCTTTCAGAAGGCTTATTCTATCGCCACTTTATGTGAAAGAGCTTAACAAGGGCGGACTGCTGAATTCTATCACACAAGGTGCCAATGAGATTGCATCTTCAGTGCGTGCTAGTTTAATAAgtcaaagcatgaaatacaaacaCAGTAATCAGAAACATGGGAGTGGGACCTCTGCAGAGACAAGCAACGGTGATGTTGTTGGGGACACAACGGCTGAATGCACTGCTGATACTCATCAAGTGAATGGTAATTGTAGAATAGATGAAAACTGCAATAATGGTGTAAATAGAGAGGGTGTGGATCAGCAGCAAGACAGTGGTGTGAAAAAGATGATATCTATACCCAGCTTCAAGAGGAGTTCATCCATTAATCAGAAGGATGAATCTCAATTAATAGGGCAGAAATACGAATTGACTGATTTGCCTCCAGATGCCAGGCCTTTGCTAGTTTTCATAAACAAGAAAAGTGGAGCCCAACGAGGAGATTCACTTAGGCAGCGGTTGAACCTTTTATTAAATCCAGTGCAG GTCTTTGAGTTGAGTTCAACAGAAGGACCGGAAATTGGTCTGCATCTTTTCAGAAGGGTGCCGCACTTCCGGATTCTTGTTTGTGGAGGTGATGGAACTGTTGGCTGGGTTTTGAACGCCATAGATAAACAAAACTATGTTTCTCCTCCACCGGTGGCAATACTCCCCGCCGGGACGGGAAACGATCTGGCTCGAGTTCTTTCCTGGGGAGGTGGTTTAGGTTCAGTTGAGAGACAAGGTGGTCTTTGCACACTTTTGCATGATATAGAACAAGCAGCCGTAACTATCCTTGATCGATGGAAAGTTTCTATCTTAAACCAACAGGGCAAGCTGCTTCAACCCCCAAAGTTCTTGAACAACTACCTTG GGGTTGGTTGTGATGCAAAGGTTGCATTAGAAATCCATAATATGAGGGAGGAAAATCCCGAGAAGTTCTACAATCAG TTCATGAACAAAGTCCTTTATGCCAGAGAAGGTGCCAGGAGTATCATGGATTGGACATTTGCGGATTTTCCATGGCAAGTTAGGGTGGAGGTTGACGGTGTTGAGATTGAAGTTCCCGAG GATGCAGAAGGTGTTCTCGTAGCTAATATTGGAAGCTACATGGGTGGAGTAGACTTGTGGCAGAATGAAGATGAACACTATGACAATTTTGATCCTCAATCCATGCATGATAAGATGCTAGAGGTTGTTAGCATTTCTGGGACTTGGCATCTTGGGAAGCTTCAG GTGGGACTTTCCAAAGCTCGGAGGCTTGCACAGGGTCAATCGGtcaaaattcaactttttgCTGCATTTCCTGTTCAAATAGATGGAGAACCTTGGTATCAGCAACCTTGTACATTGACAATAACACATCACGGACAG GCTTTCATGCTGAAGAGAGCAGCAGAAGAACCTCTAGGTCATGCAGCAGCAATAATTGCTGATGTGCTTGAGAATGCCGAGTCTAGTCAAGTGATCGATGCGTCACAGAAGCGGGCACTTCTTCAAGAAATGGCAATCAGACTCTCTTAG
- the LOC132055741 gene encoding small ribosomal subunit protein eS19x-like, which produces MEAARSVKDVSPHEFVKAYAAHLKRSGKMELPEWTDIVKTGKLKELAPYDPDWYYIRAASMARKIYLRGGIGVGGFRRIYGGNQRNGSRPRHFCKSSGSVARHILQQLQTMNIIDFEPKGGRRITSNGQRDLDQVAGRITVAN; this is translated from the exons ATGGAGGCAGCGAGAAGTGTGAAGGATGTTTCACCCCATGAGTTCGTCAAGGCTTATGCCGCTCATCTCAAGCGCTCCGGCAAG ATGGAGCTTCCAGAGTGGACTGACATTGTCAAGACTGGAAAACTGAAAGAGCTTGCCCCATACGACCCTGATTGGTACTACATTAGGGCTG CTTCTATGGCAAGAAAGATCTATTTGAGAGGAGGTATTGGTGTTGGTGGATTCCGAAGAATCTATGGTGGTAACCAGAGGAATGGCAGCCGTCCACGCCATTTCTGCAAGAGCAGCGGTTCAGTTGCACGACACATTCTTCAGCAATTGCAGACCATGAACATAATTGACTTTGAACCCAAGGG AGGAAGGAGAATCACATCCAACGGTCAGAGAGATCTTGACCAAGTTGCTGGAAGAATTACTGTTGCCAATTAA
- the LOC132055743 gene encoding uncharacterized protein LOC132055743 → MIFGSVDEFRDAVTKCAVQRRVQIEKFVNEPTRVRVRCCKKNCKWILYASLDNETNNFVIRTYIPLHKCEKSTKNYLCNSKFLAVVFRKRIVEQPNIRVFKLQELVRKKFKVHVGKTTTRRARARVLKEIVGDHILEFGKILNYMDELLRTNIGSTCVVKLGDANELGQPVFEAFYICFGALKQSFMHVRKCIGIDGCFLKGISRGQLLVAIAKIGITKCFHLLGQ, encoded by the coding sequence ATGATTTTTGGGAGTGTGGATGAGTTTAGAGATGCAGTTACTAAGTGTGCAGTTCAGAGAAGAGTGCAGATTGAAAAGTTTGTTAATGAGCCAACTAGAGTAAGAGTGAggtgttgcaaaaagaattgcAAATGGATTTTGTATGCAAGCCTTGATAATGAAACTAATAACTTTGTCATCAGGACTTATATTCCATTACACAAGTGTGAGAAGTCCACCAAAAATTACTTGTGCAATTCTAAGTTCCTGGCTGTTGTCTTTAGAAAAAGAATAGTTGAACAACCAAACATAAGAGTGTTTAAGTTGCAAGAGTTGGTTAGGAAGAAGTTTAAAGTACATGTTGGCAAGACCACAACCAGGAGAGCAAGAGCTAGAGTGTTGAAGGAGATTGTGGGTGATCATATTCTTGAGTTTGGGAAAATTCTTAATTATATGGATGAGTTGTTAAGGACAAACATTGGGAGTACTTGTGTTGTGAAGCTTGGTGATGCTAATGAACTTGGTCAGCCAGTTTTTGAAGCTTTTTACATCTGTTTTGGTGCACTCAAGCAGTCATTCATGCATGTTAGGAAATGCATAGGCATAGATGGTTGTTTCTTGAAAGGAATAAGTAGGGGACAATTACTAGTTGCTATTGCTAAGATTGGAATAACCAAATGCTTCCACTTGCTTGGGCAGTAG